One Thiocapsa bogorovii DNA segment encodes these proteins:
- a CDS encoding type II toxin-antitoxin system HicA family toxin yields MPTYKHLELTKKTGESMPQEIRDLLAAPRDAGFEEILGAGKGSHRKLVHPRYTGAVTGSGKTGDDAKRYQEKQVARAIDMVSK; encoded by the coding sequence GTGCCAACCTATAAACACCTTGAACTCACGAAAAAAACAGGCGAATCGATGCCTCAGGAAATTCGTGACCTCTTGGCGGCCCCCAGGGATGCAGGCTTCGAAGAGATCCTGGGCGCAGGCAAAGGCTCCCACCGAAAACTTGTCCATCCAAGGTATACAGGTGCGGTAACCGGAAGCGGCAAGACCGGTGACGACGCAAAACGCTACCAAGAAAAGCAGGTTGCGCGGGCAATCGACATGGTGAGCAAATGA
- a CDS encoding sensor histidine kinase gives MRSLEGRLQLGLAASLVILIGAVWWVGHAALHRTADAFVLSRLAHDAEGLVGALSRTADGRLDLGQQRLTPVYHQPYSGHYFVIETHDGQRIRSRSLWDQDLAGRPLGPGMSEYWRTLGPDRQRLLVLGGGYRLEGADFSLAVAEDVTPLDHALVHYERLFAALAVGGLILMLLVQRFVVRRAFATLIPVYRDIGRLESGETVALTEQVPSEILPLVRKLNRLLLLFAQRLERSRTAAGNLSHAIKGPLGLLRQQLHDPALSVDAPAREALIEQVERLHRLAERQLKRARLAGVGGAGLRFDPDEELPTLTRLLGRIHAPKVLDIQLDIRTSGPLDADREDMLELLGNLLDNACKWADRRVRCSLWQDGQELVFKVEDDGPGCSDTEIADITGRGVRLDEEISGHGLGLAIAKEIVESYRGHIAFGRSSALGGLCAQVRLPVSE, from the coding sequence ATGAGATCGCTGGAAGGTCGTCTGCAGCTCGGCTTGGCCGCCAGCCTGGTCATCCTGATCGGGGCGGTCTGGTGGGTCGGTCATGCCGCCCTGCATCGCACCGCCGACGCCTTCGTCCTGTCGAGACTGGCGCACGATGCCGAGGGGCTTGTCGGTGCCCTATCCCGGACAGCCGACGGGCGACTCGACCTGGGGCAACAGCGGCTGACGCCGGTCTATCATCAGCCTTACTCCGGGCACTATTTCGTGATCGAGACGCACGACGGGCAACGCATCCGGTCGCGTTCGCTCTGGGATCAGGATCTCGCCGGTCGGCCGCTCGGACCGGGCATGTCGGAATATTGGCGCACCCTCGGCCCGGACCGGCAACGACTGCTGGTACTCGGGGGCGGCTATCGGTTGGAAGGGGCCGACTTCTCGCTTGCCGTGGCCGAGGATGTCACGCCGCTCGATCATGCCCTGGTGCACTACGAGCGGCTGTTCGCCGCGCTCGCTGTCGGAGGGCTGATCCTGATGCTGCTCGTGCAGCGCTTCGTCGTGCGACGGGCCTTCGCGACCCTGATCCCCGTCTACCGCGACATCGGACGCCTGGAGTCCGGCGAGACCGTCGCGCTCACCGAGCAGGTGCCGAGCGAGATTCTCCCCCTGGTGCGCAAGCTCAACCGACTGCTGCTGCTCTTCGCTCAACGCCTCGAGCGCTCGCGTACCGCGGCCGGTAACCTGTCACATGCGATCAAGGGTCCGCTCGGTCTATTGCGACAACAACTTCATGACCCGGCTCTCTCGGTCGATGCACCCGCACGCGAGGCGCTGATCGAGCAGGTCGAGCGTCTGCACCGTCTCGCCGAGCGCCAGCTCAAGCGCGCGCGCCTCGCGGGCGTCGGCGGGGCCGGACTGCGCTTCGATCCCGACGAGGAGCTTCCGACCCTCACCCGGCTCCTCGGCCGCATCCACGCTCCCAAGGTTCTCGACATCCAGCTCGACATCCGCACCTCCGGCCCGCTCGATGCCGACCGCGAGGACATGCTGGAGCTGCTCGGCAACCTACTCGACAATGCGTGCAAGTGGGCCGACAGGCGGGTTCGGTGCAGCCTGTGGCAGGACGGGCAAGAATTGGTCTTCAAGGTCGAGGACGACGGTCCCGGCTGCTCCGACACCGAGATCGCCGACATCACCGGTCGGGGCGTACGTCTCGACGAGGAGATCAGCGGTCACGGACTCGGCCTGGCGATCGCCAAGGAGATCGTCGAGAGCTATCGGGGGCACATCGCCTTTGGTCGCTCGTCCGCGCTCGGCGGCTTGTGCGCGCAGGTCAGATTGCCGGTGAGCGAATGA
- a CDS encoding response regulator transcription factor, which translates to MRLLLVEDDVALAAELQKALKAAGFVLDHAADGVTGEALGAGEPYDAIVLDLGLPGRPGLTVLRNWRVRGVTTPVLVLTARDAWHERVDGLKAGADDYLGKPFHMEELIARLNALTRRAAGNLRSGIEVGGLCLDEDLQRVVLADGSVRELTGTEFRLLRYLMLNPDRILSKTRIIDHVYDLEADRGSNLIEVYVRRLREKIGKDRIQTLRGQGYLFPRR; encoded by the coding sequence ATGCGCCTGCTGCTGGTCGAGGATGACGTCGCCCTCGCGGCCGAGCTGCAAAAGGCGCTCAAGGCCGCCGGCTTTGTCCTGGATCACGCCGCCGACGGGGTCACGGGCGAGGCGCTCGGCGCCGGCGAGCCCTACGACGCCATCGTTCTGGATCTCGGGCTCCCGGGGCGGCCCGGATTGACGGTGCTGCGCAATTGGCGTGTGCGCGGTGTGACGACACCTGTTCTCGTGCTCACCGCGCGCGACGCCTGGCACGAGCGCGTCGACGGACTCAAGGCCGGGGCCGATGACTATCTCGGCAAACCCTTTCATATGGAAGAGCTGATCGCGCGCCTGAATGCCCTGACACGACGCGCGGCCGGCAATCTGCGCAGCGGCATCGAGGTCGGTGGACTCTGTCTCGACGAGGACCTGCAGCGCGTCGTTCTTGCCGACGGCAGCGTTCGGGAGCTGACCGGAACCGAATTTCGGCTCCTCCGCTATCTGATGCTCAATCCCGACCGAATCCTCTCCAAAACCCGTATCATCGATCACGTTTACGACCTGGAAGCTGACCGGGGCAGCAATCTGATCGAGGTCTATGTGCGCCGTCTACGCGAGAAGATCGGCAAGGACCGCATCCAGACTCTACGCGGTCAAGGCTACCTCTTCCCGCGCCGATGA
- a CDS encoding PepSY domain-containing protein, whose translation MQRPRLTTLAVSVGLLWVTGGAIAGDRLDHDEIKQLREAGQILPMSEVMASAQTVQPGQLVEAELERGDGAYLYEIKILAADGTVHKLELDAATGEVLKH comes from the coding sequence ATGCAGAGACCACGGCTAACGACCCTCGCCGTCTCGGTTGGACTCCTGTGGGTCACGGGTGGTGCCATCGCCGGTGATCGGCTCGACCACGACGAGATCAAGCAACTGCGCGAGGCCGGGCAGATCCTGCCGATGAGCGAGGTGATGGCCAGCGCCCAGACCGTGCAGCCCGGTCAGCTCGTCGAGGCCGAGCTCGAGCGCGGGGACGGCGCCTATCTCTACGAGATCAAGATCCTGGCCGCCGACGGGACGGTCCACAAGCTCGAGCTCGACGCCGCCACGGGCGAAGTGCTCAAGCACTGA
- a CDS encoding helix-turn-helix domain-containing protein produces the protein MDIRPIHTEADYKATLDEISALMEADPDWGTPEGDRLDILATLVQTYEAKHAPIDPPDPVEAIKFRMEQSGLSVKDLEPFIGKSNRVYEILNRKRPLTLPMIRRLHRHLGIPAEVLIAETVTR, from the coding sequence ATGGACATTCGCCCGATTCACACCGAAGCCGATTACAAAGCCACCCTCGACGAAATCTCGGCTCTCATGGAGGCTGATCCGGATTGGGGCACTCCCGAGGGCGATCGACTGGACATCTTGGCAACGCTCGTTCAGACATACGAAGCCAAGCACGCCCCCATCGATCCTCCCGACCCGGTCGAGGCCATCAAGTTTCGGATGGAGCAGAGTGGCCTGTCCGTCAAAGACCTGGAACCCTTCATCGGCAAGAGCAACCGGGTCTACGAAATCCTCAATCGCAAACGGCCGTTGACGCTGCCCATGATTCGCAGGCTGCACCGGCACCTCGGTATTCCCGCGGAGGTACTGATCGCAGAAACGGTGACCAGGTGA
- a CDS encoding type II toxin-antitoxin system HigB family toxin, with amino-acid sequence MRVIAVSTLRAFWQRHPDAEQPLRAWFEEAANASWTQPSDIKALYRSASILKNRRVVFNIKGNDYRLIVAIAYKLQIVYVKFIGTHKEYDAVDAETVDSTSST; translated from the coding sequence ATGCGAGTCATTGCCGTCTCCACGCTCCGCGCCTTCTGGCAGCGGCATCCAGATGCCGAGCAGCCGCTGAGGGCTTGGTTCGAGGAAGCCGCCAATGCCTCTTGGACGCAGCCATCCGACATCAAGGCGCTGTATCGTAGCGCAAGTATCCTTAAGAACCGTCGCGTCGTCTTCAATATCAAGGGCAATGACTACCGGCTGATCGTGGCCATTGCCTATAAGCTACAGATCGTCTACGTGAAGTTCATCGGCACTCACAAGGAATACGATGCCGTGGACGCGGAAACGGTTGACAGCACCTCATCGACCTAG
- a CDS encoding TonB-dependent copper receptor: MSTIKLRSCGRPLPSLGTRPATLQAPNRTSIPARRDIPLGNWIGNEIAAGTGILIAMLAGASLALRVDTATAQTADDGGVVLPELEVTADRMQDLPPATFVAPIVEVTPGVPADGGDLLRSVPGVSGSRMGGFGIDPIIRGQTAGQLNILIDGAYAFGGCPNRMDPPTVYVDLDNYDSVTVIKGSQTVRYGGGGTGGTILFERDTPRFEPDEVYRARFTGGITDNSHTANLGADVTVGIPEGFARATGQYQTADNYDDGNGNPVRSAYNTEGAGLSLGLTPNDDTRAVLSYDYTHDWDVLYAGAGMDGIYSDSDQWRLRLDQDTPIGPFAAVNAEFYSVSVDHLMDNYSLRPLTGMFKMRAPSTADTAGGRLTAALEAMGMNWTLGTDYLQVDRDATRFWNFQSTAVDVPNSYLWPDVVNSDLGFFVEIERPLTEQSRLTAGLRYDRTEASVSQSRAALVPVGPAWVRSADQLYRAYYGVGAEDTDDDNLGGFLTYAHNLDDGLSFSIGVSRTLRSADATERYIASNAPPSTVANNQRWVGNPGLDPEAHHQIGVTLAKVAKHWNTQLDLFYDRVDDYILRDRAHGQPGILLADGTFIYRNVDAELTGGEWTGSIEFARHWRAGASLAYVYAQNRTDSTPIAQTPPLGGTVSLDYLAERWSIGTTFIWNDTQNRVDDNPITGSGLDVGPTPGWWILDLYGQVRISKFATLSLGVDNLFDRAYAYAVNRANVDPFNPGPVQVNEPGRQLWARASLDF, encoded by the coding sequence ATGAGCACAATAAAATTAAGGTCTTGCGGTCGTCCACTCCCGAGCCTAGGGACGCGCCCGGCAACACTCCAAGCCCCGAACAGGACATCGATACCGGCACGGCGCGATATCCCGCTCGGCAACTGGATAGGCAACGAGATTGCCGCCGGGACCGGCATCCTGATCGCTATGCTGGCGGGAGCCTCGCTCGCGCTCCGGGTCGACACGGCGACCGCGCAAACCGCAGACGACGGCGGCGTGGTTTTGCCCGAGCTGGAGGTGACCGCAGATCGGATGCAGGATCTCCCGCCCGCGACCTTCGTCGCACCCATCGTCGAGGTCACGCCAGGTGTTCCGGCGGACGGCGGCGACCTGCTGCGCTCCGTCCCCGGTGTGAGCGGCTCCCGAATGGGCGGTTTCGGCATCGACCCCATCATCCGCGGCCAGACCGCCGGGCAGCTCAACATCCTGATCGACGGTGCCTATGCCTTCGGCGGCTGCCCCAACCGGATGGACCCGCCGACCGTCTATGTGGATCTGGACAACTACGACTCGGTCACCGTCATCAAGGGCTCGCAGACGGTCCGCTACGGCGGCGGCGGAACCGGCGGCACCATCCTGTTCGAGCGCGACACCCCGCGCTTCGAGCCCGACGAGGTCTACCGCGCACGCTTCACCGGCGGCATCACCGACAACTCGCACACCGCCAACCTGGGCGCGGACGTCACCGTCGGCATCCCCGAGGGCTTTGCACGCGCCACCGGCCAGTATCAGACCGCGGACAACTACGACGACGGCAACGGCAACCCGGTGCGCAGCGCGTACAACACCGAGGGCGCCGGTCTGTCGCTCGGCCTCACCCCGAACGACGACACCCGTGCCGTGCTGAGCTATGACTACACCCACGACTGGGATGTCCTCTATGCCGGCGCCGGCATGGACGGCATCTACAGCGACAGCGACCAGTGGCGCCTGCGGCTGGATCAGGACACCCCGATCGGCCCCTTCGCCGCGGTGAACGCGGAGTTCTACAGCGTCTCGGTCGATCACTTGATGGACAACTACAGCCTCCGGCCGCTCACCGGGATGTTTAAGATGCGCGCCCCCAGCACCGCCGACACCGCGGGCGGGCGTCTGACCGCGGCTCTGGAAGCGATGGGCATGAATTGGACCCTCGGGACCGATTATCTCCAGGTCGATCGCGATGCCACACGCTTTTGGAACTTCCAATCCACGGCGGTCGATGTCCCCAATTCCTATCTCTGGCCGGACGTGGTGAATTCCGACCTCGGCTTCTTCGTCGAGATCGAGCGCCCCTTGACCGAGCAATCCCGACTCACCGCCGGGCTGCGCTACGACCGCACCGAGGCCAGCGTCTCGCAGTCGCGTGCCGCGCTTGTGCCCGTCGGGCCGGCCTGGGTGCGTTCAGCCGATCAGTTGTATCGGGCCTACTATGGTGTCGGTGCCGAAGACACGGACGATGACAATCTCGGCGGATTCCTGACCTACGCGCACAACCTGGACGACGGCCTCTCGTTCTCAATCGGAGTCAGCCGCACCCTGCGCTCGGCCGATGCCACCGAACGCTACATTGCCTCCAACGCCCCGCCGTCGACGGTCGCGAACAATCAACGCTGGGTCGGTAACCCCGGTCTGGATCCCGAGGCACATCACCAGATCGGCGTAACACTGGCCAAGGTCGCCAAGCATTGGAACACCCAGCTCGACCTCTTCTACGACCGGGTCGACGACTACATCTTGCGGGATCGCGCCCACGGCCAGCCGGGGATCTTGCTGGCCGACGGCACCTTCATCTATCGGAATGTCGATGCGGAGCTCACCGGCGGTGAATGGACCGGCTCGATCGAATTCGCCCGACACTGGCGAGCCGGCGCGTCGCTGGCCTATGTCTATGCCCAGAATCGCACCGATTCCACGCCCATCGCGCAAACCCCGCCGCTCGGCGGCACCGTCAGCCTCGACTATCTCGCCGAGCGTTGGTCCATCGGCACCACCTTCATCTGGAACGACACGCAGAACCGCGTCGACGACAACCCGATCACCGGCAGCGGTCTGGACGTCGGCCCGACGCCCGGTTGGTGGATCCTCGATCTCTACGGTCAGGTCCGGATCTCCAAGTTCGCGACGCTCAGCCTCGGCGTCGACAACCTCTTCGATCGCGCCTACGCCTATGCCGTTAACCGCGCCAACGTTGATCCCTTCAACCCGGGTCCGGTGCAGGTCAACGAGCCGGGACGGCAGTTGTGGGCGCGGGCGTCGCTTGATTTTTGA
- a CDS encoding cation diffusion facilitator family transporter, protein MSPSTPESAGSADTAGSNSRLLRLATYASVATACLLILAKLGAWLVTGSVSVLASLVDSAMDAGASLVNLLAVHWSLMPPDAEHRFGHGKAEALAALGQATLIAGSAVFLGVQAVDRLLHPQPIAEAGVGLLVIGFAILITLALLAFQRHVIRRTGSAAIRADALHYATDLATNAATVVALLLASAGWSGFDPLFGLAIGAYILYSALRIGFDAVQLLMDRELPEEARRRILDLAASVPGALGVHGLRTRRSGQSLIIQLHLELDDTLPLLAAHQVALDVEARIRDLHPDSDITIHQDPVSLGEESLPG, encoded by the coding sequence GTGAGTCCGAGCACGCCCGAGTCCGCCGGATCAGCCGACACCGCCGGCTCGAACAGCAGACTCCTCCGTCTGGCCACCTACGCCTCGGTCGCGACGGCCTGTCTACTGATCCTGGCGAAGCTCGGAGCCTGGTTGGTTACGGGATCGGTCAGCGTGCTGGCCTCGTTGGTGGATTCCGCGATGGACGCGGGCGCCTCGCTGGTGAACCTGCTGGCGGTGCATTGGTCGCTGATGCCGCCGGATGCCGAGCATCGTTTCGGTCACGGGAAGGCCGAAGCCCTCGCCGCGCTCGGACAGGCGACCTTGATTGCCGGCTCGGCCGTGTTCCTCGGAGTGCAGGCGGTCGACCGTCTGCTCCATCCACAACCCATCGCGGAAGCCGGTGTCGGACTGCTCGTCATCGGTTTCGCGATCCTGATCACGCTCGCGTTGTTGGCGTTCCAACGGCACGTCATCCGCCGCACCGGGTCGGCGGCGATCCGGGCGGACGCCCTGCACTACGCGACAGACCTGGCCACGAATGCCGCGACCGTTGTGGCGTTGCTGCTTGCCTCCGCGGGCTGGTCCGGATTCGATCCGCTGTTCGGGCTGGCCATCGGGGCCTACATCCTCTACAGCGCCTTGCGGATCGGCTTCGACGCCGTCCAACTCCTGATGGACCGCGAGCTCCCCGAAGAGGCACGCCGCCGTATCCTGGACCTCGCAGCTTCGGTTCCCGGCGCACTGGGGGTGCATGGATTGCGGACACGCCGCTCCGGACAATCCCTGATTATCCAGCTCCATCTCGAGCTCGACGACACCTTGCCGCTGCTCGCCGCCCATCAGGTCGCGCTCGATGTCGAGGCGCGCATTCGTGATCTGCATCCGGACTCGGACATCACGATCCATCAGGATCCGGTCAGCCTCGGCGAAGAAAGCTTGCCTGGTTAA
- a CDS encoding ethylbenzene dehydrogenase-related protein yields MIANPKRKTMAFSALLVASGAFCAPALASRALETVTAIAFDTAPTLDGVADDAVWAAAAPAKLHFKKGANFGDKGSTDGTIRAARVGDELFLLLQYEDPTHSERRSPYVKQADGSWKKLKDPEDVGGDNNSFYEDKAALIWPIDNSIPDFEADGCFAACHDDEPPKPYGNKYTENEGERGDMWHIKSVRTGPVGQVDDQWLDHTRFDPETAKNAGRKSDAKTGGGYTDIELVEGMPEFMASDGKAANKGGAYWVMADDKVPFDESRFEPGDEVASIMIAPFEGDRGDIALGLSWNDGVWTMEMRRKLVTSSETDVQFEDLTAAYPFGVSVFDNAQVRHAFMQKPIALVFEE; encoded by the coding sequence ATGATTGCAAACCCGAAAAGAAAGACGATGGCCTTCTCGGCCCTGCTCGTCGCCAGCGGTGCGTTCTGTGCTCCCGCGCTCGCCTCGCGGGCGCTCGAAACGGTGACGGCAATTGCCTTCGACACGGCGCCGACCCTAGACGGGGTGGCCGACGATGCGGTTTGGGCCGCAGCCGCACCGGCGAAGCTCCATTTCAAGAAGGGCGCGAATTTCGGCGATAAGGGCAGCACGGACGGCACCATTCGCGCGGCACGCGTCGGCGACGAGCTTTTTCTGCTGCTGCAGTACGAGGACCCGACCCATTCGGAGCGGCGCTCGCCTTACGTCAAACAGGCCGACGGCTCCTGGAAGAAGCTCAAGGATCCCGAAGACGTCGGTGGCGACAACAACAGCTTCTACGAAGACAAGGCCGCCCTGATCTGGCCGATCGACAACTCGATCCCTGACTTCGAGGCCGATGGCTGTTTCGCCGCGTGCCACGACGACGAGCCACCTAAGCCATACGGTAACAAGTACACTGAAAACGAAGGCGAGCGCGGCGATATGTGGCACATCAAGAGCGTGCGCACCGGCCCCGTTGGACAAGTCGACGACCAGTGGCTGGATCACACCCGCTTCGACCCGGAGACCGCGAAGAACGCCGGGCGAAAGAGCGACGCGAAGACCGGCGGCGGATACACGGACATCGAGCTGGTCGAGGGCATGCCGGAATTCATGGCCAGCGACGGCAAGGCCGCCAACAAAGGCGGGGCCTATTGGGTCATGGCTGACGACAAGGTCCCCTTCGACGAGAGTCGATTCGAGCCCGGCGATGAGGTCGCGTCCATCATGATCGCCCCCTTCGAGGGCGACCGCGGCGATATCGCGCTCGGGTTGTCCTGGAACGACGGGGTCTGGACGATGGAGATGCGGCGGAAGCTGGTCACCAGCAGCGAGACGGACGTGCAATTTGAAGATTTGACGGCCGCCTACCCGTTCGGCGTCTCGGTATTCGACAATGCCCAGGTCAGACATGCCTTTATGCAGAAGCCGATCGCATTGGTGTTCGAGGAATAG